One Thermus islandicus DSM 21543 genomic window carries:
- a CDS encoding branched-chain amino acid ABC transporter permease translates to MDATILGFLLLDGLQNGVVYGLLALALVLVFTVTRVILVPIGELMMFAPLSLVWLQSGKLPGTLGLALVLGVLWALLERGRGRALPLLGGAGLFLLFLLARGVAPLAYLAALLLVVYLGVSTYRVFFQPMREATVLALLIMAVGLHVAYQGLGLVFFGPEQFRPEPLLPGEATVGLSWQGVLVLAFALASVLALYLFFRRALFGKALLAAAENRLGARLCGIRPEEAGMVAFAIASLMAALSGLLLAPLINAAYFMGFMLGLKGFVAAILGGLLSYPVAFLGALLVAFFESFTSFYASAYKDALAFLLLVPALFYQSLRAKGVEE, encoded by the coding sequence ATGGACGCCACCATCCTCGGTTTCCTCCTTCTGGACGGCCTGCAGAACGGGGTGGTCTACGGCCTTTTGGCCCTGGCCCTGGTCCTGGTCTTCACCGTAACCCGGGTGATCCTGGTCCCCATTGGGGAGCTCATGATGTTTGCTCCCCTCTCCCTGGTCTGGCTCCAGTCGGGAAAACTCCCCGGGACGCTGGGGCTCGCCCTGGTCCTGGGGGTTCTTTGGGCGCTCCTGGAGCGGGGCCGGGGCCGGGCCCTTCCCCTCCTCGGGGGGGCGGGGCTTTTCCTCCTCTTCCTCCTCGCCCGGGGGGTGGCGCCCCTGGCCTATCTGGCGGCCCTCCTCCTCGTGGTCTACCTGGGGGTTTCCACCTACCGGGTCTTCTTCCAGCCCATGCGGGAGGCCACGGTCCTGGCCCTCCTCATCATGGCGGTGGGGCTCCACGTGGCCTACCAGGGGCTCGGGCTCGTCTTCTTCGGCCCCGAGCAGTTCCGCCCCGAGCCTCTCCTACCGGGAGAGGCCACCGTGGGCCTCAGCTGGCAGGGGGTCCTGGTCCTCGCCTTTGCCCTGGCCTCGGTGCTTGCCCTTTACCTCTTCTTTCGCCGCGCCCTCTTCGGCAAGGCCCTTCTGGCGGCGGCGGAGAACCGGCTTGGGGCCAGGCTTTGCGGGATCCGTCCGGAGGAGGCGGGGATGGTGGCCTTCGCCATCGCGAGCCTCATGGCGGCCCTCTCGGGGCTCCTCCTCGCGCCCCTCATCAACGCCGCTTACTTCATGGGGTTCATGCTGGGTCTGAAGGGCTTCGTGGCGGCGATCCTGGGGGGGCTTTTGAGCTACCCGGTGGCCTTTTTGGGGGCGCTGCTCGTGGCCTTTTTTGAGAGTTTCACCAGCTTCTACGCCAGCGCCTACAAGGACGCCTTGGCCTTTCTTCTCCTGGTGCCGGCCCTCTTCTACCAGAGCCTGCGGGCGAAGGGGGTGGAGGAATGA
- a CDS encoding ABC transporter substrate-binding protein, whose translation MKRGLAAVLVLALGALAQAPLKVGVVVSATGPAASLGIPERNTFLLLQELLSRQGGVGGRKVEFVLLDDASDTTQAVRNTRKLVEEGVVAVIGTTTTPASLGMIPVVAEAKVPMISLAASKDIIYPVDAQRYWVFKTPQTEELMARAIVADMAARGVRTVGYIGFNDAYGEGWARFFEAEAKAKGIQVVASERYNRTDTSVTGQVLRILARRPEAVLIGASGTPAVLPQRTLKERGYAGLIYQTHGVANPDFLRVGGKDVEGTLLPAGPILVAEQLPGSFPSKRVALDYIQRYEAKYGIGSYSTFGAHAWDAWLILRPALERALRKADPEKDLAAFRAALRDEIEATRGLVATHGIFTFSKEDHLGLRFEDAAVMVQVEGGRWKLIRTFR comes from the coding sequence ATGAAGCGTGGGTTAGCAGCGGTTCTGGTTCTGGCCCTGGGCGCCTTGGCCCAGGCTCCCCTCAAGGTGGGCGTGGTGGTCTCGGCTACCGGCCCGGCGGCCTCCTTGGGCATCCCGGAGCGGAACACCTTCCTCCTTTTGCAAGAGCTCCTCAGCCGCCAGGGGGGTGTGGGGGGGAGGAAGGTGGAGTTCGTCCTTCTGGACGATGCCTCCGATACCACCCAGGCGGTGCGCAACACCAGGAAGCTGGTGGAGGAAGGGGTAGTGGCCGTCATCGGCACCACCACCACCCCGGCCTCCCTGGGAATGATCCCGGTGGTGGCTGAGGCCAAGGTGCCCATGATCTCCCTGGCCGCCAGCAAGGACATCATCTACCCCGTGGACGCCCAGCGCTACTGGGTCTTCAAGACCCCTCAGACGGAGGAGCTCATGGCCCGGGCCATCGTGGCCGATATGGCGGCCCGTGGGGTAAGGACCGTGGGCTACATCGGCTTCAACGACGCCTACGGTGAGGGCTGGGCCCGCTTCTTTGAGGCCGAGGCGAAGGCCAAGGGGATCCAGGTGGTGGCCAGCGAGCGCTACAACCGTACGGACACCAGCGTCACCGGCCAGGTGCTGAGGATCCTGGCCCGCAGGCCTGAGGCCGTCCTCATCGGCGCAAGCGGCACCCCTGCCGTCCTGCCCCAGCGAACCCTCAAGGAGCGGGGCTACGCCGGCCTCATCTACCAAACCCATGGCGTGGCCAACCCCGACTTCCTCCGGGTGGGCGGCAAGGACGTGGAGGGCACCCTCCTCCCCGCCGGGCCCATCCTGGTGGCCGAGCAGCTCCCGGGTAGCTTCCCCTCCAAGCGGGTGGCCCTGGACTACATCCAGCGCTACGAGGCCAAGTACGGCATCGGCTCCTACTCCACCTTTGGGGCCCACGCCTGGGACGCCTGGCTCATCCTGAGGCCGGCCCTGGAGCGCGCCCTCAGGAAGGCCGACCCCGAAAAGGACCTCGCCGCCTTCCGTGCCGCCCTCCGGGACGAGATTGAGGCCACGAGGGGCCTGGTGGCCACCCACGGGATCTTCACCTTCAGCAAGGAGGACCACTTGGGCCTCCGCTTTGAGGACGCGGCGGTGATGGTCCAGGTGGAAGGGGGCCGCTGGAAGCTCATCCGCACCTTCCGTTAG
- the hpaD gene encoding 3,4-dihydroxyphenylacetate 2,3-dioxygenase — protein MAIVRVGFIELWVQDLERSLDFYHGLLGLRVEHREGKSAYLRGYEELEWSLKLTQAPLAAVRSLGFKVDSEEGLEALEAWARREGLPHRLEGDWGRPRVLRVQDPFGYPLAFYFQAEKLPRVLQRYHEHRGPGILRIDHLNLFSPEVGEATRLYQEALGFRLTEYTEDDEGRLWASWLHRKGNVHDVAFTNGEGPRLHHFAYWLPDPLAVLRAADILAGAMRTDQIERGPGRHGISNAMFLYLKDPDGHRMELYTSDYLTVDPDLPPVRWSLNDPRRQTLWGHRTPKSWFLEGSPLLDLEGRPVPTRASRLEGLPQHVI, from the coding sequence ATGGCCATCGTGAGGGTGGGCTTTATTGAGCTTTGGGTCCAGGACTTGGAAAGGAGCCTGGACTTTTACCACGGGCTTCTGGGCCTAAGGGTGGAGCACCGGGAGGGGAAAAGCGCCTACCTCCGGGGCTATGAGGAGCTGGAGTGGAGCCTCAAGCTCACCCAGGCCCCCCTGGCGGCGGTGCGGAGCCTGGGCTTTAAGGTGGACTCGGAGGAAGGGCTTGAGGCCCTGGAGGCCTGGGCCAGGAGGGAGGGCCTGCCCCACCGCCTCGAGGGGGACTGGGGCCGGCCTAGGGTCCTCCGGGTCCAGGACCCCTTCGGCTATCCCTTGGCCTTCTACTTCCAGGCGGAGAAGCTTCCCCGGGTGCTGCAGCGCTACCACGAGCACCGGGGCCCCGGCATCCTCCGCATTGACCACCTGAACCTCTTCTCCCCCGAGGTGGGGGAGGCCACGCGGCTTTACCAAGAAGCCCTCGGCTTCCGCCTCACCGAGTACACGGAGGATGACGAGGGGAGGCTTTGGGCGAGCTGGCTTCACCGCAAGGGGAACGTCCACGATGTGGCCTTCACCAACGGGGAAGGCCCCAGGCTCCACCACTTCGCCTACTGGCTCCCCGATCCCCTTGCCGTCCTAAGGGCAGCGGACATCCTGGCCGGGGCCATGCGCACCGACCAGATTGAGCGGGGCCCCGGGCGGCACGGGATCTCCAACGCCATGTTCCTCTACCTTAAGGACCCCGACGGGCACCGCATGGAGCTCTACACCTCCGACTACCTCACCGTGGACCCCGACCTGCCCCCGGTGCGCTGGAGCCTGAACGACCCCAGGCGGCAGACCCTCTGGGGGCACCGCACCCCCAAGAGCTGGTTCCTGGAGGGAAGCCCCCTTCTGGACCTCGAGGGCAGGCCCGTGCCCACGAGGGCCTCGAGGCTTGAGGGCCTTCCCCAGCACGTGATCTAA
- the hpaC gene encoding 4-hydroxyphenylacetate 3-monooxygenase reductase subunit, translating into MKGAFKEALSRLAAGVTVVSARHGEEERGMTATAFMSLSLEPPLVALGIAEGARLLPVVEASRAFSVSFLREGQEAVSEHFAGRPKEGIGLVGGAVPGALAVLRCRLEALYPGGDHRLVVGRVEAVELGEEAPPLVYFRRGYRRLVWPS; encoded by the coding sequence CTGAAGGGGGCCTTTAAGGAGGCCCTTTCCCGCCTGGCCGCGGGGGTTACCGTGGTCTCCGCCCGGCATGGGGAGGAGGAGCGGGGCATGACCGCTACCGCCTTCATGTCCCTGAGCCTCGAGCCCCCTTTGGTCGCCTTGGGCATCGCCGAGGGGGCGAGGCTCCTTCCCGTGGTGGAGGCGAGCCGGGCCTTCAGCGTGAGCTTCTTGCGGGAGGGGCAGGAGGCGGTTTCCGAGCACTTCGCCGGAAGGCCCAAGGAGGGGATCGGTCTGGTAGGGGGGGCGGTCCCGGGGGCCTTGGCCGTCCTCCGTTGCCGCCTGGAAGCCCTCTATCCCGGGGGGGATCACCGGCTCGTGGTGGGCCGGGTGGAGGCGGTGGAGCTTGGCGAGGAGGCCCCTCCTCTGGTCTACTTCCGGCGGGGCTACAGGAGGTTGGTATGGCCATCGTGA
- the hpaB gene encoding 4-hydroxyphenylacetate 3-monooxygenase, oxygenase component has protein sequence MARTGAEYLEALRENPPNLWYKGEKVADPTTHPVFRGIVRTMAALYDLQHDPRHREVLTYEEEGKRHGMSFLIPKTKEDLKRRGQAYKRWADQNLGMMGRSPDYLNAVVMAYAASADFFGEFAENVRAYYRYLRDRDLATTHALTNPQVNRARPPAGQPDPYIPVGVVRQTEKGIVVRGARMTATFPLADEVLIFPSTLLKEGPESQRYAVAFALPTSTPGLHFVCREALVGGESPFDYPLSSRLEEMDCLVVFDDVLVPWERVFILGSVELCNNAYAATGALNHMAHQVVALKTAKTEAFLGVAALMAEGIGADAYGHVQEKIAEIIVYLEAMRAFWTRAEEEAKENAYGLLVPDRAALDGARNLYPRLYPRIREIVEQIGASGLITLPSERDFKGPLAPFLEKFLQGATLEARERVALFRLAWDMTLSGFGARQELYERFFFGDPVRMYQTLFNVYDKEPYKARIREFLQESLKVFEEVRA, from the coding sequence ATGGCAAGGACAGGAGCGGAGTACCTGGAAGCCCTTCGGGAGAACCCCCCTAACCTTTGGTACAAGGGGGAGAAGGTGGCGGACCCCACCACCCACCCGGTCTTCCGGGGCATCGTGCGCACCATGGCGGCCCTTTACGATCTGCAGCACGACCCCCGCCACCGGGAGGTCCTCACCTACGAGGAGGAGGGGAAGCGGCACGGGATGAGCTTCCTCATCCCTAAGACCAAGGAGGACCTGAAGCGGCGGGGACAGGCCTACAAGCGTTGGGCCGACCAAAACCTGGGGATGATGGGCCGAAGCCCCGATTACCTCAACGCCGTGGTCATGGCCTATGCGGCCAGCGCCGACTTCTTCGGGGAGTTTGCCGAGAATGTGCGGGCCTACTACCGCTACCTTCGGGACCGGGACCTGGCCACCACCCACGCCCTCACCAATCCCCAGGTGAACCGGGCCAGGCCCCCCGCGGGCCAGCCCGACCCCTACATCCCCGTGGGGGTGGTGCGGCAGACGGAGAAGGGCATCGTGGTTCGGGGGGCCAGGATGACCGCCACCTTCCCCTTGGCGGATGAGGTCCTCATCTTCCCCTCCACCCTTCTCAAGGAGGGGCCTGAGAGCCAGCGCTACGCCGTGGCCTTCGCCCTGCCCACCTCTACCCCGGGCCTCCACTTCGTCTGCCGCGAGGCCCTGGTGGGCGGGGAAAGCCCCTTTGACTACCCCCTCTCCAGCCGCCTCGAGGAGATGGACTGCCTGGTGGTCTTTGACGATGTGCTGGTCCCCTGGGAGCGGGTCTTCATCCTAGGGAGTGTGGAGCTTTGCAACAACGCCTATGCGGCCACCGGGGCCCTGAACCACATGGCCCACCAGGTGGTGGCCCTCAAAACGGCCAAGACGGAGGCCTTCCTCGGGGTGGCCGCCTTGATGGCCGAGGGGATCGGGGCCGATGCCTACGGCCACGTCCAGGAAAAGATCGCCGAGATCATCGTCTACCTGGAGGCCATGCGGGCCTTCTGGACCCGGGCCGAGGAGGAGGCTAAGGAGAACGCCTACGGCCTCCTTGTGCCCGACCGCGCCGCTTTGGACGGGGCTCGGAACCTGTACCCCAGGCTTTATCCCAGGATCCGGGAGATCGTGGAGCAGATCGGGGCCAGCGGCCTCATCACCCTCCCCTCGGAGCGGGACTTCAAGGGTCCTTTGGCCCCTTTCCTGGAGAAGTTCCTCCAGGGGGCTACCCTCGAGGCCAGGGAGCGGGTCGCCCTTTTCCGCCTGGCCTGGGACATGACCCTCTCGGGGTTTGGGGCAAGGCAGGAGCTTTACGAGCGCTTCTTCTTCGGCGACCCTGTGCGCATGTACCAGACCCTCTTCAACGTCTACGACAAGGAGCCCTACAAGGCCCGCATCCGGGAATTCCTGCAGGAAAGCCTAAAGGTTTTTGAGGAGGTGCGGGCGTGA
- the hpaE gene encoding 5-carboxymethyl-2-hydroxymuconate semialdehyde dehydrogenase, with product MRYADQVAGIPWERIEALRKEAASRPALHFIDGAFVPSEDGATFPTLDPSNNQVLGFAARGGAAEVDRAAQAAHRAFARWSRTPARERKRYLLRIAELLEKRADDLAVLECLDAGQVLRIVRAQVARAAENFAFYAEYAEHAMEDRTYPVDRDWLYYAVRVPVGPVGIITPWNAPLMLATWRIAPALAFGNTVVLKPAEWSPLTASLLAEILQEADLPPGVFNLVQGYGEEAGAALVAHPLVPLITLTGETETGKVVMRNAALHLKRLSLELGGKSPALVFADADLERALDAVVFQIYSFNGERCTANSRLLVEETIFEEFVGRVAERARRIRVGHPLDPETEVGPLIHPEHLERVLNYIRIGLEEGARLLVGGRKAETSFRGEDLSRGNYLEPTLFLGENSMRIAQEEIFGPVLLAIPFKDEEDALRKANDTKYGLAAYVFTRDLERAHRLALELEAGLVYLNSHNVRHLPTPFGGVKQSGDRREGGVYALEFYTDLKSVGLPLRPPHVPKFGR from the coding sequence ATGAGGTACGCAGACCAGGTGGCGGGTATCCCTTGGGAAAGGATTGAGGCGCTCCGCAAGGAGGCGGCCTCGAGGCCGGCGCTGCACTTTATTGACGGGGCCTTTGTTCCCTCTGAGGACGGGGCCACCTTTCCCACCCTAGACCCCTCCAACAACCAAGTCCTGGGCTTCGCGGCCCGGGGTGGGGCGGCCGAGGTGGACCGGGCAGCCCAGGCGGCCCACCGGGCCTTCGCCCGCTGGAGCCGCACGCCGGCCCGGGAGCGGAAGCGGTACCTCCTGCGCATCGCGGAGCTTCTGGAAAAGCGGGCCGATGACCTCGCGGTCTTGGAGTGCCTGGATGCGGGCCAGGTCCTTAGGATCGTGCGTGCCCAGGTGGCCCGTGCGGCGGAGAACTTCGCCTTCTACGCCGAGTACGCCGAGCACGCCATGGAGGACCGCACCTACCCTGTGGACCGCGACTGGCTCTACTACGCCGTGCGGGTGCCGGTGGGTCCGGTGGGCATCATCACCCCTTGGAACGCCCCTTTGATGCTCGCCACCTGGCGCATCGCCCCGGCCTTGGCCTTCGGCAACACCGTGGTCTTGAAGCCCGCCGAGTGGAGCCCCCTGACCGCCAGCCTCTTGGCGGAGATCCTGCAGGAGGCTGACCTGCCCCCTGGGGTGTTCAACCTGGTCCAGGGCTACGGGGAGGAGGCCGGGGCCGCCTTGGTGGCCCATCCCCTGGTTCCCCTGATCACCCTTACCGGCGAAACGGAAACGGGAAAGGTGGTGATGCGCAACGCCGCCCTCCACTTGAAGCGGCTCTCCTTGGAGCTCGGGGGGAAGAGCCCGGCCTTGGTCTTCGCCGATGCGGACCTTGAGCGGGCCTTGGACGCGGTGGTCTTCCAGATCTACTCCTTCAACGGGGAGCGCTGCACAGCCAACTCCCGGCTCCTGGTGGAGGAGACGATTTTTGAGGAGTTCGTGGGCCGGGTGGCCGAGCGGGCCCGGCGGATCCGGGTGGGGCATCCCCTAGACCCTGAGACCGAGGTAGGCCCCCTCATCCATCCCGAGCACCTGGAGCGCGTCCTGAACTATATCCGGATCGGCCTCGAGGAGGGGGCCAGGCTCCTGGTGGGGGGAAGGAAGGCGGAGACCTCCTTCCGGGGGGAGGACCTTTCCCGGGGCAACTACCTGGAGCCCACCCTCTTCCTGGGGGAGAACTCCATGCGCATTGCCCAGGAGGAGATCTTTGGGCCGGTCTTGCTGGCCATTCCCTTTAAGGACGAGGAGGACGCCCTGAGGAAGGCCAACGACACCAAGTATGGCCTCGCCGCCTACGTGTTCACCCGAGACCTGGAGCGGGCCCACCGCCTGGCCCTGGAGCTGGAGGCTGGGCTCGTCTACCTGAACAGCCACAATGTGCGCCACCTGCCCACCCCTTTTGGCGGGGTAAAGCAGAGCGGCGATCGCCGGGAAGGGGGCGTTTACGCCCTGGAGTTCTATACCGATCTCAAAAGCGTGGGGCTACCCCTGAGGCCGCCCCATGTGCCCAAGTTCGGGCGCTGA
- a CDS encoding fumarylacetoacetate hydrolase family protein, producing the protein MKLCRFLHRGRLHRGVFREGLLLDEAGEAHDPEAVTWLLPFEPGKVLGVALNYPDHAEELGLSRPEEPALFWKPNTSLLPHKGVVLYPKGVEFVHYEVELAVVVGRPMKRVRAKDALDYVLGYTIANDLVARDYVRNTFRPPIRAKGRDTFLPLGPFLVVEEVQDPQDLWMRAYVNGELRQEGHTSRMLYSVAELLEFISEFMTLEPYDVLLTGTPKGISRVRPGDVMRLEIQGLGALENPIEEEA; encoded by the coding sequence GTGAAGCTCTGCCGCTTCCTCCATCGCGGCCGCCTCCACCGAGGGGTCTTTCGGGAGGGTCTCCTCCTGGACGAGGCGGGGGAGGCCCACGACCCCGAGGCCGTCACCTGGCTTCTGCCCTTTGAGCCGGGGAAGGTCTTGGGCGTAGCCCTCAACTACCCCGACCACGCCGAAGAGCTCGGCCTTTCCCGGCCAGAGGAGCCCGCCCTTTTCTGGAAGCCCAACACCAGCCTCCTCCCCCACAAGGGGGTGGTGCTTTACCCCAAGGGGGTGGAGTTCGTCCACTACGAGGTGGAGCTGGCCGTGGTGGTGGGCCGCCCCATGAAGCGGGTCCGGGCTAAGGACGCTCTGGACTACGTCCTGGGCTACACCATTGCCAATGACCTGGTGGCCCGGGACTACGTGCGGAACACCTTCCGCCCCCCCATCCGGGCCAAGGGCCGGGACACCTTCCTTCCCCTGGGGCCCTTTTTGGTGGTGGAGGAGGTGCAAGACCCCCAGGACCTTTGGATGCGGGCCTACGTCAACGGCGAGCTTCGCCAGGAGGGGCATACCTCGAGGATGCTCTACAGCGTGGCGGAGCTCTTGGAGTTCATCTCCGAGTTCATGACCCTGGAGCCCTACGATGTCCTCCTCACCGGCACCCCTAAGGGGATCAGCCGGGTGCGGCCGGGGGACGTGATGCGGCTGGAGATCCAGGGGCTTGGGGCTTTGGAGAACCCCATAGAGGAGGAGGCATGA
- the hpaI gene encoding 2,4-dihydroxyhept-2-ene-1,7-dioic acid aldolase — MFRGSIPPLPTPFRQGRLDEAALRRLVERVVQGGSHGVSVGGTTGEPGTQTLEERKRAIEVVLDQVAGRVPVIPGTGALRLEETLELTRFAREAGAQGAMVIVPYYVKPNQEGLYHYFAEVARAVPDFPLLIYNIPGRSGVEIAPKTVARLRRDFPHIVGLKHSSKDLEYVSHLLQEAGRDFLVFCGLESLTLPMMSLGAVGTIAATANWLPKEVAELCQRALDGDFPGARELHFHLLEANEAIFWDTNPIPLKTVLSWMGLCEKEWRPPLGPTRPEVEERLRAMALRYGLLGGEG, encoded by the coding sequence ATGTTCCGCGGGTCCATACCACCTTTACCCACCCCCTTCCGCCAGGGCAGGCTGGACGAGGCGGCCCTGAGGCGGCTTGTGGAGCGGGTCGTGCAGGGGGGCTCCCACGGCGTAAGCGTGGGGGGCACCACCGGCGAGCCCGGCACCCAGACCCTGGAGGAGAGAAAGCGCGCCATAGAGGTGGTCCTAGACCAGGTGGCGGGAAGGGTGCCCGTGATCCCGGGCACGGGGGCGCTTCGCCTCGAGGAGACCCTGGAGCTCACGCGCTTCGCCAGGGAGGCCGGGGCCCAAGGGGCTATGGTGATCGTCCCCTACTACGTGAAGCCCAACCAGGAGGGGCTTTACCACTACTTTGCCGAGGTGGCCAGGGCGGTCCCCGACTTCCCCCTCCTCATCTACAACATCCCGGGCCGCTCCGGGGTGGAGATCGCCCCCAAGACCGTGGCCCGCCTCCGGCGGGACTTTCCCCATATCGTCGGGCTCAAGCACTCCTCCAAGGACCTGGAGTACGTTTCCCACCTCTTACAGGAGGCGGGGCGGGACTTCCTTGTCTTCTGCGGGCTGGAAAGCCTCACCCTCCCCATGATGAGCCTGGGGGCGGTGGGGACCATCGCCGCCACGGCCAACTGGCTGCCCAAGGAGGTAGCAGAGCTTTGCCAGAGGGCCTTGGACGGGGATTTCCCGGGGGCAAGGGAGCTCCACTTCCACCTTTTGGAGGCCAACGAGGCCATCTTCTGGGATACGAACCCCATCCCCCTGAAGACCGTCCTTTCCTGGATGGGGCTTTGTGAGAAGGAGTGGCGGCCTCCCCTTGGGCCCACCCGCCCCGAGGTGGAGGAGCGCCTCCGGGCCATGGCCCTCCGCTACGGGCTTTTGGGAGGTGAGGGGTGA